A single Biomphalaria glabrata chromosome 2, xgBioGlab47.1, whole genome shotgun sequence DNA region contains:
- the LOC106056473 gene encoding sphingosine-1-phosphate lyase 1-like, with protein MAEAWKETVVVPIARTLNGSKALVNRLFDGLEPWQIAVYTGGTTFAILYLRDFLFQDDDTLTNRAKRQFFYLIRKIPRIQKKIASEMGKVTKSVSESMSKKIEGEYLIRLPKNGLNEQQVLEELQKYKQMTNNSWKNGMVSGTVYSGDENLTELMAKTYGMFAWANPLHPDVFPDVRKMEAEIVRMCCSAFNGDHDTCGTLTSGGTESILLAMLAYRNLARERGIKIPEIIAPSSAHAAFDKAASYLHMKITHIPVDEETRMVDVKAMRRAINKKTCVLVVSAPQFPHGIIDPVEEVAKLGLQYGIPVHVDSCLGGFLLPFMEKAGFPLPPFDFRVSGVTSISADTHKYGFAPKGSSVIMYRNKELRSKQFFILVDWSGGLYASATFAGSRAGAISAACWATLMYFGEAGYVESTKKIVSTTRYVLSRLRTIPGIFIFGEPLVSIIAIGSKEFNVYRLFNALVEKGWNLNSLQFPPSLHICLTLLHTKPGVADEFVKDVEESVAEIMKDPKAECGGQGAIYGMAQSIPDRSIVCEMARFVIEEIYSTQKPSICNGNHEAAANGDVHPH; from the exons ATGGCGGAAGCTTGGAAGGAAACAGTAGTA gtaccCATTGCTAGAACACTAAATGGATCTAAAGCCTTAGTAAATAGATTATTTGATGGTTTGGAACCATGGCAGATAGCTGTTTACACAGGTGGAACAACATTTGCTATACTGTATCTTAGAGACTTTCTTTTCCAGGATGATGATA CTTTGACAAACAGGGCAAAGCGtcagtttttttatttgataagaAAAATACCAAGAATTCAGAAGAAAATAGCTTCTGAAATGGGTAAAGTGACTAAATCTGTGTCAGAGTCCATGAGTAAGAAAATAGAAGGGGAATATCTCATCAGATTACCAAAGAATGGATTAAATGAA caaCAAGTTTTAGAAGAACTTCAGAAATACAAGCAAATGA CAAACAATTCTTGGAAAAATGGCATGGTTTCTGGAACTGTTTACAGTGGTGATGAAAACCTTACAGAACTCATGGCTAAG ACCTATGGTATGTTTGCCTGGGCCAACCCACTTCATCCTGATGTGTTTCCTGATGTGAGAAAAATGGAGGCTGAGATTGTGCGAATGTGTTGTAGTGCATTCAACGGGGACCATGACACATGTGGCACATTGACATCTGGGGGAACAGAGAGTATTCTACTGGCCATGTTGGCCTATAGAAATCTAGCTAGGGAGAGAGGAATAAAAATTCCTGAAAT CATAGCTCCATCCTCTGCACATGCTGCATTTGATAAG gcTGCCAGCTACTTGCATATGAAAATTACCCACATTCCAGTTGATGAGGAAACAAGAATGGTTGATGTTAAAGCCATGAGGCGTGCTATTAATAAAAAGACTTGTGTG CTTGTGGTATCAGCACCTCAGTTCCCTCATGGCATCATTGATCCAGTGGAAGAGGTTGCAAAG CTTGGTTTGCAGTATGGAATACCAGTTCATGTAGACAGCTGTCTTGGTGGTTTCCTTTTGCCATTCATGGAAAAGGCTGGTTTTCCTCTTCCTCCCTTTGATTTCCGTGTGTCAGGAGTCACCAGCATCTCAGCTGATACACACAAG tatGGGTTTGCGCCAAAAGGATCTTCTGTCATAATGTACAGAAATAAAGAATTGAGGTCaaagcaattttttattttggtggaTTGGTCAGGGGGTCTGTATGCATCAGCTACTTTTGCAG GCAGCAGGGCAGGAGCCATTTCAGCCGCCTGCTGGGCCACATTGATGTATTTTGGTGAGGCTGGATATGTGGAGTCTACAAAGAAAATAGTTTCAACAACAAGATATGTCCTTAGCAG GTTGAGAACCATTCCTGGAATTTTCATTTTTGGAGAGCCCTTAGTGTCCATCATTGCCATTGGTTCAAAAGAATTCAATGTCTACAGATTGTTTAATGCTCTGGTAGAAAAAGGATGGAATCTTAATTCTCTGCAATTCCCACCTAG CCTGCATATTTGCTTAACCTTACTTCACACAAAACCTGGTGTTGCGGATGAATTTGTCAAGGATGTTGAGGAGAGTGTTGCTGAGATCATGAAAGATCCAAAAGCAGAATGTGGTGGTCAG GGTGCAATCTATGGCATGGCTCAGAGTATTCCTGACAGAAGCATTGTATGTGAAATGGCCAGATTTGTGATAGAAGAAATTTATTCAACTCAGAAGCCATCCATTTGTAATGGAAATCATGAAGCAGCAGCTAATGGTGATGTTCATCCACACTAG